In one Neobacillus sp. WH10 genomic region, the following are encoded:
- a CDS encoding DUF1294 domain-containing protein gives MTILLVAFLVMNVVGLLIMGEDKKRARKHQYRIRERTLWLVALFGGAVGTTAGMQLFRHKTKHVSFKIGFPVIAIVELYLLIRFLL, from the coding sequence ATGACGATTTTATTGGTCGCTTTTTTGGTCATGAATGTAGTGGGGCTCTTGATTATGGGAGAGGATAAAAAGCGGGCGAGAAAGCATCAATACAGGATTAGGGAGCGGACTTTGTGGCTTGTGGCACTATTTGGCGGTGCTGTTGGGACAACGGCTGGCATGCAGCTTTTTCGCCACAAAACGAAGCATGTTTCTTTTAAGATTGGCTTTCCGGTCATTGCGATTGTAGAATTGTATTTACTCATTAGGTTTCTATTATAA
- a CDS encoding sigma-w pathway protein ysdB, translated as MIWLLRFVLLFFIIFLFYLGVKLLFQSSRKLESARKHKRFLFIDHNDVRRNFQLTYKGAVFSGEKYMGTVNNTFDVVSISIWPENTASLKGMVKDDFFYLDQKILEHYPNAEINWKSPVKEFLLENSPIGEPVNAKTEA; from the coding sequence ATGATTTGGTTGCTGCGCTTCGTATTGTTATTTTTCATCATTTTTTTATTTTACTTGGGGGTAAAATTACTTTTTCAATCGTCCCGAAAGCTTGAATCTGCACGTAAACATAAACGATTTTTGTTTATTGATCACAATGATGTAAGAAGGAATTTCCAGCTTACCTACAAAGGTGCAGTATTTTCCGGTGAAAAATACATGGGAACTGTCAATAATACCTTTGATGTCGTCTCCATCTCTATTTGGCCAGAAAACACGGCCTCACTTAAAGGGATGGTAAAAGATGATTTTTTTTATTTGGATCAAAAAATACTTGAACATTATCCGAACGCCGAAATTAATTGGAAAAGTCCTGTAAAAGAATTTTTATTAGAAAACTCGCCGATTGGCGAGCCCGTAAATGCGAAGACAGAGGCGTAG
- the thrS gene encoding threonine--tRNA ligase — MSDVVKISFPDGAVKEFPRGTTTEDIAASISPGLKKKAIAGKWNAQMFDLRRPILEDGSIEIVVPDSSEALEVLRHSTAHLMAQAVKRLYPGVNLGVGPVIEGGFYYDMDLEESLSPEDLPKIEKEMAKIMNENLEIIRKEVSRNEAVQLFKEMDDPYKLELIEAIPDEETVTLYQQGEFIDLCRGVHVPSTGKIKEFKLLSIAGAYWRGNSDNKMLQRVYGTAFFKKEDLAEHLRLLEEAKERDHRKIGKELSLFTSSQLVGQGLPLWLPKGATIRRVIERYIVDKEIRLGYDHVYTPVMGSVDLYKTSGHWGHYQEDMFPVMDMDNEQLVLRPMNCPHHMMIYKNSIHSYRELPIRIAELGLMHRYEMSGALAGLQRVRGMTLNDAHIFVRPDQIKDEFKRVVNLVLDVYKDFNINDYSFRLSYRDPQDKEKYFDDDVMWEKAQSMLKEAMDDLALDYFEAEGEAAFYGPKLDVQVRTALGKDETLSTVQLDFLLPERFDLNFVGEDGKQHRPVVIHRGVVSTMERFVAFLIEEYKGAFPTWLAPVQVQVIPVSPGAHYDYAKQVQEQLQNEGFRVELDGRDEKIGYKIREAQMQKIPYMLVVGDKEVEDQAVNVRKYGEQSSETKPFAEFLAALNTEVKRG; from the coding sequence ATGTCAGACGTTGTTAAGATTTCGTTTCCTGATGGGGCAGTAAAGGAGTTTCCTCGCGGGACAACAACGGAAGATATTGCCGCGTCTATTAGCCCGGGTCTAAAGAAAAAGGCAATTGCCGGCAAATGGAATGCTCAAATGTTTGATCTTCGCCGTCCGATTCTAGAAGACGGTTCCATAGAAATCGTTGTACCTGATTCCAGTGAAGCGTTAGAGGTATTACGCCACAGTACAGCACACTTGATGGCACAAGCTGTTAAAAGGCTATATCCAGGTGTAAATCTTGGTGTAGGCCCTGTCATCGAAGGTGGATTCTATTATGATATGGATCTTGAGGAGTCATTATCACCTGAAGACCTGCCAAAGATTGAAAAAGAAATGGCAAAAATCATGAATGAAAACCTTGAAATTATCCGTAAAGAAGTAAGCAGGAATGAGGCTGTGCAGCTTTTTAAAGAAATGGATGATCCATATAAGCTTGAACTAATAGAAGCGATTCCTGATGAGGAAACTGTAACACTCTATCAACAAGGTGAATTTATTGACCTTTGCCGTGGTGTCCATGTTCCTTCAACTGGAAAAATAAAAGAATTTAAATTATTGAGCATTGCTGGTGCTTATTGGCGGGGCAATAGTGACAATAAAATGCTCCAGCGTGTGTATGGAACAGCTTTTTTCAAAAAAGAGGACTTGGCTGAACATCTTCGTTTGCTAGAAGAGGCGAAAGAGCGTGATCACCGTAAAATTGGTAAAGAATTGAGCCTTTTCACTAGTTCCCAATTAGTTGGACAGGGATTACCATTATGGCTCCCTAAAGGCGCTACAATCCGCCGTGTCATTGAACGATACATTGTGGATAAAGAAATTCGCCTTGGTTATGATCATGTGTATACACCGGTCATGGGAAGTGTTGATTTATACAAGACTTCCGGACATTGGGGGCATTATCAAGAAGACATGTTCCCAGTTATGGATATGGACAATGAACAACTAGTGCTTCGTCCAATGAACTGTCCGCATCATATGATGATTTATAAAAATAGTATCCATAGCTATCGTGAGCTTCCAATTCGGATTGCTGAACTTGGTTTAATGCACCGTTATGAAATGTCAGGTGCGTTAGCAGGATTGCAGCGTGTCCGTGGAATGACATTAAATGATGCGCATATTTTCGTTCGTCCGGATCAAATTAAAGATGAATTTAAACGTGTCGTTAACTTGGTTCTTGATGTATACAAAGATTTTAATATTAATGATTATTCTTTCCGTTTGTCTTACCGTGACCCACAGGATAAAGAGAAATACTTTGATGATGATGTGATGTGGGAAAAGGCACAAAGCATGCTGAAGGAAGCAATGGATGATTTGGCTCTTGATTATTTTGAAGCTGAAGGCGAGGCAGCTTTCTACGGTCCTAAGCTCGATGTTCAAGTTAGAACTGCGCTAGGTAAGGACGAAACATTATCAACTGTTCAATTAGACTTCTTACTGCCAGAGCGCTTTGATTTGAATTTTGTTGGAGAGGATGGCAAGCAGCATCGTCCAGTTGTTATACACCGTGGTGTCGTGTCAACAATGGAACGCTTTGTTGCATTCTTAATTGAAGAATACAAAGGGGCTTTCCCTACTTGGCTCGCTCCAGTTCAAGTTCAAGTCATCCCTGTATCGCCGGGCGCTCATTACGATTATGCGAAACAAGTTCAGGAACAGCTTCAAAATGAAGGGTTCCGCGTTGAATTGGATGGCCGCGATGAAAAAATTGGCTATAAAATCCGTGAAGCACAAATGCAAAAGATACCGTATATGCTCGTAGTTGGTGACAAAGAGGTTGAAGATCAAGCCGTTAATGTCCGCAAATACGGCGAACAAAGCTCAGAAACAAAACCATTTGCCGAGTTTCTTGCAGCACTTAATACAGAAGTAAAAAGAGGATAA
- the ytxC gene encoding putative sporulation protein YtxC, protein MAEIIFQSKQDAQSFYNHLLKYLSYNHEKETILLLEDRHIVKVLDGFTSVDIFELLKTAFYDFIMNTKRNDWFREILKNKYYYEDLEEQEQILEILYSVLEGQREDLAVFLKETNGELNIIKAAIDHIFQDNVSFSFDSFIKFRLRSYFQMLERYVELAIDEYKMEQEYQMFVQMLRDFLINREPKMEALHLLFNEEITFYNEQFVELKRGELTKMIDRKLLVNHPVYVDSASIAPLLSIAPTSIFIYTKDPEEPLVRTIKNIFEERVTIKTFDALREIKKGAEKYDSAEYHP, encoded by the coding sequence TTGGCGGAAATCATCTTCCAAAGCAAGCAGGATGCACAAAGTTTTTATAACCACTTGCTGAAGTACCTATCATATAATCATGAAAAAGAAACTATTCTTCTTTTAGAAGATCGACATATAGTGAAAGTTTTAGATGGCTTTACTTCCGTTGATATTTTTGAACTGCTAAAAACAGCATTTTATGATTTTATTATGAATACCAAAAGAAATGACTGGTTTAGAGAGATTTTAAAGAATAAATATTATTATGAGGATTTAGAAGAACAGGAGCAAATTTTGGAGATCCTTTATTCTGTGCTTGAAGGACAAAGAGAGGATCTTGCTGTTTTTTTAAAAGAAACAAACGGGGAGCTCAATATTATAAAGGCTGCAATTGATCATATTTTTCAGGATAATGTTTCTTTTTCGTTTGACTCTTTTATTAAATTTCGTTTACGTTCATACTTCCAAATGCTTGAACGTTATGTGGAACTTGCCATTGATGAGTATAAAATGGAGCAGGAATATCAAATGTTTGTGCAAATGCTTAGAGATTTTTTGATCAATCGAGAACCAAAAATGGAGGCTCTTCATTTATTGTTTAATGAAGAAATCACTTTTTATAATGAACAGTTTGTCGAATTAAAAAGAGGTGAATTAACGAAAATGATTGACCGTAAATTATTAGTTAATCATCCTGTTTATGTTGATTCTGCTTCGATTGCACCACTCTTATCGATTGCACCAACATCTATTTTTATTTATACAAAAGACCCTGAAGAACCGCTTGTAAGAACTATCAAAAATATCTTCGAAGAAAGAGTAACGATTAAGACGTTTGATGCTCTCCGTGAAATAAAAAAAGGAGCAGAAAAATACGATTCTGCTGAATATCATCCATGA
- the rplT gene encoding 50S ribosomal protein L20 codes for MPRVKGGTVTRKRRKKVLKLAKGYYGSKHTLYKVANQQVMKSLMYAFRDRRQKKRDFRKLWITRINAAARMNGLSYSRLMHGLKLAGIEVNRKMLAELAVSDANAFAELANVAKQQMSK; via the coding sequence ATGCCACGTGTAAAAGGCGGTACAGTTACGCGCAAGCGTCGTAAAAAAGTTTTAAAATTAGCAAAAGGTTATTACGGTTCAAAACATACATTATATAAAGTTGCTAACCAACAGGTTATGAAATCTTTAATGTATGCATTCCGCGACCGTCGCCAGAAGAAGCGCGACTTCCGCAAACTTTGGATTACTCGTATCAATGCAGCAGCACGTATGAACGGCCTTTCTTACAGCCGTTTAATGCACGGCTTAAAGCTTGCTGGTATCGAAGTAAACCGCAAAATGCTTGCTGAATTAGCAGTTAGCGATGCTAACGCATTTGCTGAATTAGCAAACGTTGCTAAGCAACAAATGAGTAAATAA
- the rpmI gene encoding 50S ribosomal protein L35, translating into MPKMKTHRGAAKRFKKTGSGQLKRDHAYTSHLFANKSTKAKRKLRKGTLVSKGDFKRIRQLLTYVK; encoded by the coding sequence ATGCCAAAAATGAAAACTCACCGCGGCGCTGCAAAGCGTTTTAAGAAAACTGGTTCTGGTCAACTAAAGCGTGACCACGCTTATACAAGCCACTTATTTGCGAACAAATCTACAAAAGCTAAGCGTAAACTTCGCAAAGGAACTCTTGTTTCTAAAGGCGATTTCAAACGCATTCGTCAACTATTAACTTACGTAAAATAA
- the infC gene encoding translation initiation factor IF-3, whose amino-acid sequence MLLNEGIRAREVRLIDQNGEQLGIKTKFEALEIAGRVNLDLVLVAPNAKPPVARIMDYGKFKFEQQKKEKEARKNQKIITTKEVRLSPTIDEHDFNTKLRNAIKFLEKGDKVKASIRFKGRAITHKEIGQRVLDRFSEACKEVATIESHPKMDGRSMFLVLAPKIDK is encoded by the coding sequence ATGTTGTTAAATGAGGGCATTCGCGCTCGCGAAGTTCGCTTAATTGATCAAAATGGCGAGCAATTAGGAATTAAAACTAAATTCGAAGCGTTGGAAATTGCCGGACGAGTAAATCTTGATTTGGTACTTGTTGCACCAAATGCAAAGCCTCCGGTAGCCCGGATTATGGACTATGGCAAATTTAAATTCGAGCAGCAAAAGAAAGAAAAAGAAGCTCGTAAAAATCAAAAGATCATTACGACGAAAGAAGTTCGTCTCAGCCCAACGATTGATGAGCATGACTTTAATACAAAGCTTCGCAATGCCATTAAGTTTTTGGAAAAAGGCGACAAGGTAAAAGCTTCAATCCGTTTCAAGGGCCGGGCGATTACCCATAAAGAAATTGGTCAACGTGTGTTAGACCGTTTTTCCGAAGCGTGCAAGGAAGTTGCTACTATCGAGTCACATCCTAAAATGGATGGACGGAGCATGTTCCTAGTTTTAGCACCTAAAATCGACAAGTAA